From a single Pongo pygmaeus isolate AG05252 chromosome 12, NHGRI_mPonPyg2-v2.0_pri, whole genome shotgun sequence genomic region:
- the SRSF7 gene encoding serine/arginine-rich splicing factor 7 isoform X2 has protein sequence MSRYGRYGGETKVYVGNLGTGAGKGELERAFSYYGPLRTVWIARNPPGFAFVEFEDPRDAEDAVRGLDGKVICGSRVRVELSTGMPRRSRFDRPPARRPFDPNDRCYECGEKGHYAYDCHRYSRRRRSRSRSRSHSRSRGRRYSRSRSRSRGRRSRSASPRRSRSISLRRSRSASLRRSRSGSIKGSRSPSRSRSRSRSISRPRSSRSKSRSPSPKRSRSPSGSPRRSASPERMD, from the exons ATGTCGCGTTACGGGCGGTACGGAGGAG AAACCAAGGTGTATGTTGGTAACCTGGGAACTGGCGCCGGCAAAGGAGAGTTAGAAAGGGCTTTCAGTTATTATGGTCCTTTAAGAACTGTATGGATTGCGAGAAATCCTCCAGGATTTGCCTTTGTGGAATTCGAAGATCCTAGAGATGCAGAAGATGCAGTACGAGGACTGGATGGAAA AGTGATTTGTGGCTCCCGAGTGAGGGTTGAACTATCGACAGGCATGCCTCGGAGATCACGTTTTGATAGACCACCTGCCCGACGTCCCTTTGATCCAAATGATAGATGCTATGAGTGTGGCGAAAAGGGACATTATGCTTATGATTGTCATCGTTACAGCCGGCGAAGAAGAAGcag GTCACGGTCTAGATCACATTCTCGATCCAGAGGAAGGCGATACTCTCGCTCACGCAGCAGGAGCAGAGGACGAAG GTCAAGGTCAGCATCTCCTCGACGATCAAGATCTATCTCTCTTCGTAGATCAAGATCAGCTTCACTCAGAAGATCTAGGTCTGGTTCTATAAAAGGATCGAG atcCCCGTCGAGGTCAAGATCAAGATCCAGGTCTATTTCACGACCAAGAAGCAG CCGATCAAAGTCCAGATCTCCATCTCCAAAACGAAG tcgTTCCCCATCAGGAAGTCCTCGAAGAAGTGCAAGTCCTGAAAGAATGGACTGA
- the SRSF7 gene encoding serine/arginine-rich splicing factor 7 isoform X3: MSRYGRYGGETKVYVGNLGTGAGKGELERAFSYYGPLRTVWIARNPPGFAFVEFEDPRDAEDAVRGLDGKVICGSRVRVELSTGMPRRSRFDRPPARRPFDPNDRCYECGEKGHYAYDCHRYSRRRRSRSRSRSHSRSRGRRYSRSRSRSRGRRSRSASPRRSRSISLRRSRSASLRRSRSGSIKGSRYFQSPSRSRSRSRSISRPRSSRSPSGSPRRSASPERMD, translated from the exons ATGTCGCGTTACGGGCGGTACGGAGGAG AAACCAAGGTGTATGTTGGTAACCTGGGAACTGGCGCCGGCAAAGGAGAGTTAGAAAGGGCTTTCAGTTATTATGGTCCTTTAAGAACTGTATGGATTGCGAGAAATCCTCCAGGATTTGCCTTTGTGGAATTCGAAGATCCTAGAGATGCAGAAGATGCAGTACGAGGACTGGATGGAAA AGTGATTTGTGGCTCCCGAGTGAGGGTTGAACTATCGACAGGCATGCCTCGGAGATCACGTTTTGATAGACCACCTGCCCGACGTCCCTTTGATCCAAATGATAGATGCTATGAGTGTGGCGAAAAGGGACATTATGCTTATGATTGTCATCGTTACAGCCGGCGAAGAAGAAGcag GTCACGGTCTAGATCACATTCTCGATCCAGAGGAAGGCGATACTCTCGCTCACGCAGCAGGAGCAGAGGACGAAG GTCAAGGTCAGCATCTCCTCGACGATCAAGATCTATCTCTCTTCGTAGATCAAGATCAGCTTCACTCAGAAGATCTAGGTCTGGTTCTATAAAAGGATCGAGGTATTTCCA atcCCCGTCGAGGTCAAGATCAAGATCCAGGTCTATTTCACGACCAAGAAGCAG tcgTTCCCCATCAGGAAGTCCTCGAAGAAGTGCAAGTCCTGAAAGAATGGACTGA
- the SRSF7 gene encoding serine/arginine-rich splicing factor 7 isoform X4, with amino-acid sequence MSRYGRYGGETKVYVGNLGTGAGKGELERAFSYYGPLRTVWIARNPPGFAFVEFEDPRDAEDAVRGLDGKVICGSRVRVELSTGMPRRSRFDRPPARRPFDPNDRCYECGEKGHYAYDCHRYSRRRRSRSRSRSHSRSRGRRYSRSRSRSRGRRSRSASPRRSRSISLRRSRSASLRRSRSGSIKGSRSPSRSRSRSRSISRPRSSRSPSGSPRRSASPERMD; translated from the exons ATGTCGCGTTACGGGCGGTACGGAGGAG AAACCAAGGTGTATGTTGGTAACCTGGGAACTGGCGCCGGCAAAGGAGAGTTAGAAAGGGCTTTCAGTTATTATGGTCCTTTAAGAACTGTATGGATTGCGAGAAATCCTCCAGGATTTGCCTTTGTGGAATTCGAAGATCCTAGAGATGCAGAAGATGCAGTACGAGGACTGGATGGAAA AGTGATTTGTGGCTCCCGAGTGAGGGTTGAACTATCGACAGGCATGCCTCGGAGATCACGTTTTGATAGACCACCTGCCCGACGTCCCTTTGATCCAAATGATAGATGCTATGAGTGTGGCGAAAAGGGACATTATGCTTATGATTGTCATCGTTACAGCCGGCGAAGAAGAAGcag GTCACGGTCTAGATCACATTCTCGATCCAGAGGAAGGCGATACTCTCGCTCACGCAGCAGGAGCAGAGGACGAAG GTCAAGGTCAGCATCTCCTCGACGATCAAGATCTATCTCTCTTCGTAGATCAAGATCAGCTTCACTCAGAAGATCTAGGTCTGGTTCTATAAAAGGATCGAG atcCCCGTCGAGGTCAAGATCAAGATCCAGGTCTATTTCACGACCAAGAAGCAG tcgTTCCCCATCAGGAAGTCCTCGAAGAAGTGCAAGTCCTGAAAGAATGGACTGA
- the SRSF7 gene encoding serine/arginine-rich splicing factor 7 isoform X1 yields MSRYGRYGGETKVYVGNLGTGAGKGELERAFSYYGPLRTVWIARNPPGFAFVEFEDPRDAEDAVRGLDGKVICGSRVRVELSTGMPRRSRFDRPPARRPFDPNDRCYECGEKGHYAYDCHRYSRRRRSRSRSRSHSRSRGRRYSRSRSRSRGRRSRSASPRRSRSISLRRSRSASLRRSRSGSIKGSRYFQSPSRSRSRSRSISRPRSSRSKSRSPSPKRSRSPSGSPRRSASPERMD; encoded by the exons ATGTCGCGTTACGGGCGGTACGGAGGAG AAACCAAGGTGTATGTTGGTAACCTGGGAACTGGCGCCGGCAAAGGAGAGTTAGAAAGGGCTTTCAGTTATTATGGTCCTTTAAGAACTGTATGGATTGCGAGAAATCCTCCAGGATTTGCCTTTGTGGAATTCGAAGATCCTAGAGATGCAGAAGATGCAGTACGAGGACTGGATGGAAA AGTGATTTGTGGCTCCCGAGTGAGGGTTGAACTATCGACAGGCATGCCTCGGAGATCACGTTTTGATAGACCACCTGCCCGACGTCCCTTTGATCCAAATGATAGATGCTATGAGTGTGGCGAAAAGGGACATTATGCTTATGATTGTCATCGTTACAGCCGGCGAAGAAGAAGcag GTCACGGTCTAGATCACATTCTCGATCCAGAGGAAGGCGATACTCTCGCTCACGCAGCAGGAGCAGAGGACGAAG GTCAAGGTCAGCATCTCCTCGACGATCAAGATCTATCTCTCTTCGTAGATCAAGATCAGCTTCACTCAGAAGATCTAGGTCTGGTTCTATAAAAGGATCGAGGTATTTCCA atcCCCGTCGAGGTCAAGATCAAGATCCAGGTCTATTTCACGACCAAGAAGCAG CCGATCAAAGTCCAGATCTCCATCTCCAAAACGAAG tcgTTCCCCATCAGGAAGTCCTCGAAGAAGTGCAAGTCCTGAAAGAATGGACTGA